CAATGGAACAGGGCGGCCAGCGGCGCGGCGATCAGCAGGCCGACTATTAGCGCGGTGGTATCGCCGCCATCGCGAATGGCGGCCACGATCAGGGCGCTGAACACGCCCACGCCGATGAAGGCGGCAACGCGCGCCACGCCCAGCAGAATGGTCGCGATGAGCGTGCCGCGCCACGGACGCACCACCGACAGCAGCGTGCCCAGCGTGGCGCGCCAGCCGACGTGATCCGCATCGGCGTCCAGCGACCGCAGGGCCGGGCCGGGCGCGTTGCCGTCGTCGGGCTCCGCGGCCGTATTGCCGGCGGCTTGCTGTGCCGCGGGCGGCGAGCCGGCGGCCGGGTTGCGGTGCGCGGCCGCCTGTTCATGCATCAGGCGGTAGTACAGCCCTTGCTCGCGCATCAGGTCGGCATGCGGTCCGGCTTCGGCCACGCGGCCCTGGTCCAGCACCAGGATGCGGTCGGCGCCAATCACGCTGGCCAGCCGGTGCGCCAGGATCAGCGTCGTGCGGCCGGCCATGAGGCGGTCCAGCGCCTGCTGGATCAGCGCTTCGTTTTCGGTGTCGACCGACGACAGCGCCTCGTCCAGGATCAGGATGGGCGCGTCGCGCAGCAGGGCGCGGGCGATCGCCACGCGCTGGCGCTGGCCGCCCGACAACTGCAGGCCGCGTTCGCCAATGCGCGTGGCGTAGCCGTCGGGCAGCGCCATGATGAAGTCGTCGATGTTCGCGGCGCGGGCAGCGGCGCGCACCTCGTCCGGTGTCGCATCGGGACGGCCCAGGCGCAGGTTGTCGTCGATGGTGCCGTGAAACAGCGTGATGTCCTGGCTGACCAGCGCGATGTGCGACAAGAGGAACTGCGTGTCCAGCGCATTGACGTCGTGCCCGCCCACGCGGATCGCGCCCGATTGCGGCACGCATTCGCGCAGCAGCAGCCGCACGATGGTGGATTTGCCGGCGCCGCTGGGACCGACGACGCCGACCCGTTCGCCCGCCGCAATGCGGAACGCCAGGCCCCGGTGGGCGGCGCGTTCGGGCGTGTACGCGAACGCAACGTCGTCGAACTCGATGGTCGGCGCCAGGCGTGCAGGGCCCGCTTGCGCGGCGCGGGTGTCGGGGGCGGGCGTCAGCGGCTGCGCGTCCATCAGCGCGTGGATGCTGGCGGCGGCCGACTGGCCCAGCATGCCCCGGTGCAGCACCGCGCGCAGGTCGCGCAGCGGGCGGAAGATCTCGGTGCCCGCCATCAGCACGATCAAGAGTGCCTCGACGCTCATGTCGCCCGCGGTCACGCGCAAGGCGCCCAGCGTCAGCGCCAGCGCGGCGCCCAGCGCCACACCCAGGTCGCTGATGCCGCGCGTCAGCAGGCTGACCGACAGCACCCAGAACGTGTTGTCCGACAGGGCGCGCGCGCGGGCGGCCAGCCGTTCGCCCCAGGCCTTGCCCTGGCCATACGACTTGAGCGTGGGCAGGCCCTGGACCGCGTCCAGGAACTCTTCGCCGAATTCATTGAGCGACCGGCTGCGCGCCAGGCTGGCGCGGCGGTCCAGCATATGCACGGCCATCGGCCCGAACAGCGCGAAGAGCGCGGCGGCCAGAAAGACCAGGGCGGTCGGCACGTCCCAGAACGCGATGACGGCGAAGATCGCAAATGGCGCGGCCGCCGCGATGGCGACCTGCGGCAGGTACTGTCCGAAGAAGGTCTGCAACTGCTCGACGCCGTCCACCACGGTCAGCATGACGCCGCCCGTGCGCTGGCTGGCGAACCAGGCCGGCCCCAGCGCGACGATGCGGTCGTACAGCCGCGCGCGCAGCGTGTGCTGGATGGCGGCGGACGTGCGGTTGGCCTGCACCGTGCGCCAGTCGTCCAGCAACGCCCGCAGCAGCACCATGGCCGCCACGCACAGCGCCGGCGTCGCCCACTCCTGCCACGGCGCCCCGTCGAACACGCGCGCGAGCAACTGCCCCAGAAACACATACCGCGCAATCCCGGCCGCCAGCGCCAACAGGCCCAGGAAGATGCCGCCCGCCATGCCGGCGCGCAGACCCTCGGTCAGGCGCCACAGCCTCGAATCGAAATACATAGCATTACTCCATCCAGAGCCTGCATCGTCCCCGATCCGGCGCGCGCGCGAAAGCGATGAATTTTCAATCAAGGGTTGAGATAAACTCAACCGATGTCCGATTCCTCTACCCGCACGCCGCCGCTGGCCGCGTTGCGCGCCTTTGAAGCCGTGGCCCGCCTGGGCAGCCTGAGCCGCGCGGCCGCCGAGCTGAACGTCACGAAAAGCGCCGTCAGCCATCAGTTGCGGGCGCTGGAGGCCGACCTGGGCGCGCCGCTGCTGCGTCGCGGCGGCACCGTGCGGCGCGCCGAGACCACCGAAGCGGGCGCCGCGCTGCTCGCTTCCGTACAACAGGCCTTGACCCTATTGGAGACCGCCTGCCGTAATGTCCGGGCCACTGCCCGCGGCAAGCGGCGCTACACGCTGAATGTGTCCGCCAACCCGTCGCTGGCCGCCCTATGGCTGGCGCCGCGCATCGGCCGCTTCATCGAACTGCATCCGGACATCGACATCCAGGTGTATCTGCACGCCAGCCAGGATCCGGCCTGGAAGACCCAGGACATCGACTTGGCCTTCCTGCACGTGCGGGCGATGGGGCCGCACATTGCCGCGCCGGGCGACATTCCGCTCATGTCTGAAACCGTGGTGCCGGTATGCAGTCCGGCGCTGGTGGCCGAAGCCGACCGCAACGACCCGCGCGTGTTCCTGCGTCACCGCTGGCTGGAGGAAAAGCACATCGACAGCCCCGAGACCGACTGGCGCACGTGGCGGCCGCGGCTGGGCCTGGGGGCGGATGACTGGCAGGATCCGATGGTGCTGAGCGGCCTGAGCACGGTGGTGGCCGCCGCAGCGGCGGGCGTGGGCATTGCGCTGGGCCGCGCGCCGCTCATCGACGAAGACCTGGCCAGCGGCCGGCTGGTGCCGCTGACCCCGCATCTGCGCATGCCGGGCTCGTGGGGCTATGTCATGCGCATCCACGCCAACCGGCCGATGGACCCGTCGTTGCCCGCGCTGGTGGAGTTTCTATCCGAGGAAGGGCGCCGCGCGTAGGCGAGGCAGGCGCACCGCCGGATTCCCGGGTAAATGCCCGCCCCGGCCGGCCGCGCGGGCGCGTTGACGCTAATCCGCCGTCAGCTCCATGCTGCGCGTCACTTCCTCCTGCACGCGCTCCCAGATCGCCCGCTTCAGTTCCACAAAACGCGGCGACAGCTGCACGTCGGCGCTGCGCGGATGCGGCAGGTCGTTCTGGATGTCCTGCACGATGCGTCCGGGCTTGGACCCCATGACGGCCATGCGCGTCGACAGGGTCAGGGCCTCGTCGATGGAGTGCGTGATGAAGACGATGGTCTTGCCGCTTTGCTCGTAGATCGACAGCAGCTGGTCCTGCAGCACCTGCCGGGTCATTGCGTCCAGCGCCGCGAACGGCTCGTCGAACAGCATCACGTCCGGGTCGTTGGCCAGCACGCGCGCAATCGACACGCGCTGCTTCATCCCGCCCGACAGCGCGTGCGGAAACTTGTCCGCCGCGTGCTTCAGGCCGACCATCTCGATGAATTTTCGGGCGATCGGGGCGCGTTCCTGGCGCGACATGCCGCGCATCTTCAGGCCGAATTCGACGTTCTCCTGTACCGTGCGCCACGGAAACAGCGCGTACTGCTGGAACACCATGCCGCAGGCGGCGGTCACGTCGGTGACCTTTTTGCCGTTGATCTCCACCGATCCCGTGTTGGGCGTGATGAACCCCGCCATCAGGTTCAGCAGCGTCGACTTGCCGCAGCCCGAGGCGCCCAGCAGCACCAGAAACTCACCGCGCTTGACCTCCAGGTTGACCTTGTCCAGCACAGGCACTTCGCCATAGGCCTTGGAGACGTCCGTCAGCCGGATCATCGTATCGTTCATCGCTGCCATGCCAGCACCCATCGTTCAAGAAGCCGCAAACACAGATCGGTCACCAGCACGGTGAAACTGATCAGCACCATGCCCAGCACCACGGTGTCGGTCTGGAAGAATTCCTTGCCGTTCATGATCATGAAGCCCAGGCCTTCCTTGGACGCCACCAGCTCAGCCGAGATCACGCAGGTCCAGGACAGGCCCAGGATGATCTTCATGCCCGACAGGATCTGCGGCAGACAGCCCGGAAACAGCACCTCGCGCATGACCTGCCAGCGGTTGGCGCCCAGGTTGCGCGCGGCGCGCACCAGCACCGGGTCGATGCTGCGCGAGGCCTCCATCACGTACAGCAACGCGGGCACGAACGACCCCATGAACACGATGCTGTACTTCTGCGTTTCGGTGATGCCGAACCACAGCAGCGACAGCGGAATCCAGCTCATGGACGGCAGCGGCCGCAGAAACGAGATGATG
The DNA window shown above is from Achromobacter spanius and carries:
- the cydC gene encoding thiol reductant ABC exporter subunit CydC, translated to MYFDSRLWRLTEGLRAGMAGGIFLGLLALAAGIARYVFLGQLLARVFDGAPWQEWATPALCVAAMVLLRALLDDWRTVQANRTSAAIQHTLRARLYDRIVALGPAWFASQRTGGVMLTVVDGVEQLQTFFGQYLPQVAIAAAAPFAIFAVIAFWDVPTALVFLAAALFALFGPMAVHMLDRRASLARSRSLNEFGEEFLDAVQGLPTLKSYGQGKAWGERLAARARALSDNTFWVLSVSLLTRGISDLGVALGAALALTLGALRVTAGDMSVEALLIVLMAGTEIFRPLRDLRAVLHRGMLGQSAAASIHALMDAQPLTPAPDTRAAQAGPARLAPTIEFDDVAFAYTPERAAHRGLAFRIAAGERVGVVGPSGAGKSTIVRLLLRECVPQSGAIRVGGHDVNALDTQFLLSHIALVSQDITLFHGTIDDNLRLGRPDATPDEVRAAARAANIDDFIMALPDGYATRIGERGLQLSGGQRQRVAIARALLRDAPILILDEALSSVDTENEALIQQALDRLMAGRTTLILAHRLASVIGADRILVLDQGRVAEAGPHADLMREQGLYYRLMHEQAAAHRNPAAGSPPAAQQAAGNTAAEPDDGNAPGPALRSLDADADHVGWRATLGTLLSVVRPWRGTLIATILLGVARVAAFIGVGVFSALIVAAIRDGGDTTALIVGLLIAAPLAALFHWLESWLAHAMAYQLLADMRVKLYDKLERLAPAYLLQRRSGDLVALATQDVEMVEYFYAHTIAPAIVSVLVPLSVLGFLGFYSWPVALALLPFLAYALVSPVRGRRRVDALGDKAREALGEMSAHTTDTIQGLADLTAFQATGRRRDQFLKVADHYRARRLAILRDLSRQTAWFEIAMGLGGLAVAVVGALQVQAGTLPAGMLPLLVLIALATFLPVSEISQVSRQLADTIAATRRLHVVANEPEPVVDGPLPAPVAAHGLSLAFERVSFAYPGKRQDTLRQLSFTAPAGATVAIVGASGAGKSTVASLLLRFWDPREGAVKLDGVDVRQLQLDGLRERVALVTQDTYLFNDTLEGNIRLARPEASREDLMRALEQAALADFVQRLPEGLATRVGERGMQLSGGQRQRISIARAFLKNAPVLILDEATSHLDTLSEMQVRGALDVLMRHRTTLVIAHRLSTIRDADLILVLDRGTLAESGTHDQLLRKQGVYARLASHQGGYAAAGAASLPG
- a CDS encoding ABC transporter ATP-binding protein, which codes for MAAMNDTMIRLTDVSKAYGEVPVLDKVNLEVKRGEFLVLLGASGCGKSTLLNLMAGFITPNTGSVEINGKKVTDVTAACGMVFQQYALFPWRTVQENVEFGLKMRGMSRQERAPIARKFIEMVGLKHAADKFPHALSGGMKQRVSIARVLANDPDVMLFDEPFAALDAMTRQVLQDQLLSIYEQSGKTIVFITHSIDEALTLSTRMAVMGSKPGRIVQDIQNDLPHPRSADVQLSPRFVELKRAIWERVQEEVTRSMELTAD
- a CDS encoding ABC transporter permease, whose translation is MSTRSSSRETRLLWISVFSLLGFLLMWEGLCRAGAVDPIFLPAPSQVLARALSMSDQGTLFYNVLASTRRVMVGFLAAVIVAIPLGILLGTSKVARAVFDPIISFLRPLPSMSWIPLSLLWFGITETQKYSIVFMGSFVPALLYVMEASRSIDPVLVRAARNLGANRWQVMREVLFPGCLPQILSGMKIILGLSWTCVISAELVASKEGLGFMIMNGKEFFQTDTVVLGMVLISFTVLVTDLCLRLLERWVLAWQR
- a CDS encoding LysR substrate-binding domain-containing protein, translating into MSDSSTRTPPLAALRAFEAVARLGSLSRAAAELNVTKSAVSHQLRALEADLGAPLLRRGGTVRRAETTEAGAALLASVQQALTLLETACRNVRATARGKRRYTLNVSANPSLAALWLAPRIGRFIELHPDIDIQVYLHASQDPAWKTQDIDLAFLHVRAMGPHIAAPGDIPLMSETVVPVCSPALVAEADRNDPRVFLRHRWLEEKHIDSPETDWRTWRPRLGLGADDWQDPMVLSGLSTVVAAAAAGVGIALGRAPLIDEDLASGRLVPLTPHLRMPGSWGYVMRIHANRPMDPSLPALVEFLSEEGRRA